One Agrobacterium sp. RAC06 DNA segment encodes these proteins:
- a CDS encoding transglutaminase-like cysteine peptidase: protein MIKKTVMILAAVLAVGATTASQSYASQIGGFARQLDAKASRANAPLQMQLFCLQNPQDCKPSKAKVVSYSPKIEKTIRSINAAVNREIKPRREKRDIWSVNVKQGDCDDYVMTKRQRLIRAGIPASALRVAVVRTRMGEGHAVLIVKTTAGDFVLDNLRRNVVKRHSTGYQYVSVSSGNPLKWTR, encoded by the coding sequence ATGATCAAGAAGACTGTGATGATACTCGCCGCGGTACTGGCAGTAGGCGCTACGACTGCGTCTCAGTCCTATGCCTCACAGATAGGCGGATTTGCGCGGCAGTTGGACGCAAAGGCCTCTCGCGCCAATGCCCCTCTTCAGATGCAACTTTTTTGCTTGCAGAACCCGCAAGACTGTAAGCCCTCGAAGGCAAAGGTCGTCAGCTATTCGCCGAAAATTGAGAAAACCATCCGCTCCATCAACGCGGCCGTCAATCGCGAGATCAAGCCTCGACGCGAAAAGCGCGATATCTGGTCCGTAAATGTGAAGCAGGGCGATTGTGACGATTACGTAATGACCAAGCGTCAGCGCCTGATCCGAGCCGGTATCCCAGCGTCCGCCCTCCGTGTTGCAGTCGTTCGCACACGCATGGGCGAAGGGCACGCAGTGCTCATCGTAAAAACCACTGCAGGCGACTTCGTGCTCGACAATCTTCGCCGGAACGTGGTGAAGCGCCACTCGACTGGATACCAATATGTCAGCGTTTCGAGCGGCAACCCGCTGAAATGGACACGTTAA